A genome region from Ptiloglossa arizonensis isolate GNS036 chromosome 4, iyPtiAriz1_principal, whole genome shotgun sequence includes the following:
- the LOC143145654 gene encoding heat shock factor 2-binding protein, with amino-acid sequence MDTDTHVDQVNLKNEEEFLISLENTLTTAENNIHNFIKDVLQVLADSGLDFNLGKLTIQENQKIQRIINLFLNTFTDQTNKEEEKKKISTLEQECERLRTELQQQIEGNKKAQEEIQYLKEQILNQSTYCTSLGAVLSHLTWRASKFPEIVDIWLSTVQHKIGEFLSITDGSFVAFINTYRDAFPPTSNVEYQFIIGLLGIVTNISSGPEGREFLITDPNGRSFVQKMVKLMPTLPLSQGSLSLKRLMLMILYNVSMNKTGFQYLFELRVGDVLSYYLKNNSLPDKIQLLCLRVLHSITYGITNPKYIHDLITTLPISKIEDVATSNKNELSNCAKQVVKHLRDSQKFISSN; translated from the exons ATGGACACAGATACGCACGTTGACCAAGTAAATTTAAAGaacgaagaagaatttttg ATTTCCCTGGAGAACACTTTGACTACCGCGGAGAACAATATACATAACTTTATAAAAGATGTTTTGCAAGTACTCGCCGATTCTGGATTAGATTTTAATTTAGGAAAACTAACCATACAGGAAAATCAGAAAATACAGCGTATCATTAATTTGTTTCTGAACACGTTTACCGACCAAACAAATAAGGAAG aggagaaaaaaaaaatatctacctTGGAACAGGAATGCGAACGATTGCGTACCGAGTTGCAGCAACAAATAGAAGGGAATAAAAAAGCACAAGAAGAAATACAGTATCTAAAAGAACAA ataCTGAATCAGAGTACATACTGTACAAGTTTGGGAGCGGTTTTGAGCCATCTAACCTGGCGAGCTTCTAAATTTCCCGAGATTGTTGATATATGGCTTTCCACG GTTCAGCATAAGATcggtgaatttttatcgataacgGACGGAAGTTTCGTTGCATTTATAAATACTTATCGAGACGCTTTCCCGCCCACCAGTAATGTTGAATATCAGTTTATAATTGGGTTGCTGGGCATTGTAACGAACATATCCTCAGGTCCCGAGGGACGGGAATTTTTAATTACCGATCCGAATGGAAGAAGTTTTGTACAAAAAATGGTGAAGCTCATGCCTACTCTACCTCTTTCTCAAGGTTCACTTTCTTTAAAAAG ATTGATGCTCATGATATTGTATAACGTCAGTATGAATAAAACTGGTTTTCAGTATCTATTCGAGTTACGAGTAGGAGACGTATTGAGCTATTATCTGAAAAACAATTCGCTACCGGATAAAATACAATTGCTTTGTCTACGTGTTTTGCACTCGATTACATACGGTATTACCAATCCGAAATATATTCACGACTTGATCACGACCCTACCGATCAGCAAAATAGAAGATGTCGCGACCTCGAACAAAAACGAATTAAGCAACTGCGCCAAACAAGTTGTAAAACACTTAAGAGACTCGCAGAAATTCATAAGCTCGAATTAA
- the Psmg1 gene encoding proteasome assembly chaperone 1 has protein sequence MVSFFGEVVFPVSRAFWDEDDENGPSGDTVNQLEFSIRWLKEKPTRINKLVMIEGEMLLDFSRECLCQNLEEVCLIEDENKKKICIIYQINNEIYLCMVSPHFNVKYSGKLVDKMSDILLNTNCIICVTCRHMSQFKHKNILAVPSFLRMLVTKNGENTCNFKVPLLEQPNIVYGVTAGVLSYAEFMDLPSVLYILYADNFVLDSLSAEPLLKLFKEINCTLHDVTFSRENIFNKGNLYI, from the exons atggtGTCTTTCTTCGGTGAAGTAGTATTCCCAGTTTCGCGAGCTTTTTGGGACGAAGACGATGAAAATGGACCAAGTGGAGATACAGTAAATCAATT agaATTTTCTATCCGATGGTTGAAAGAAAAACCAACTCGAATTAATAAATTAGTTATGATCGAAGGGGAAATGTTACTTG ATTTTTCCAGAGAATGTTTGTGTCAAAATTTAGAAGAAGTGTGTCTTATCGAAgatgagaataaaaaaaaaatatgtataatttatcaaattaacaatgaaatttatttatgcatggtatcTCCacattttaatgtaaaatattcggGAAAACTTGTAGATAAG ATGTCTGACATCTTATTGAACACAAACTGTATAATCTGTGTAACATGTCGTCATATGTCACAATTTAAACACAAAAATATACTAGCAGTACCATCTTTTCTACGAATGTTAGTCACCAAAAATGGAGAAAACACTTGTAATTTCAAAGTGCCCCTTTTAGAACAGCCAAACATTGTATATGGAGTAACAGCAGGAG tTTTATCATATGCTGAATTTATGGACCTACCTTCTGTTTTGTACATTTTGTATGCAGACAATTTTGTACTGGATTCATTGTCTGCAGAACCTCTTTTAAagttatttaaagaaataaattgtacattGCATGATGTTACATTTAGCAGagagaacatttttaataaaggaaatCTTTACATTTAA
- the Lbr gene encoding lamin B receptor, whose translation MRTKRHCTPRETTQHARIVMTTSPTVRLLAARKRIKMKFYEGDVVLAKYPSTDEYLIGKILSSWGERYKVLFAGGIEYTVHSNDIKMSRPSRSTTRSTSKGRKSPSRYSPSRKSPSKRSPGRSPSSGNRKMRGRFSRVLPRVEVHNDAPKDENIINTKSTNDNDNSTETMPLQSRLKELGVTRRSTRFFSVTPKPELDHKMVMLTRNMNRAVSLPVERKSQVHDFNIDAKERGHSVQRDQNLLKIIKYEEDAKLNSHVLEKREKEINMISEPQEWGGWFGTLILIFFTPLITILPQLMCTQNKCKFEYPDIPTDLNSYINLKAFVTYLGFFLFVTIVSISPIGTKVDGPQSRIGRLQYRLNGFLCALLSLIVFITCVYKEFEVTDLIMQNHVQFSISGWIIGVILSLLLFMKGNKAPVVNLNIHGSTNSVIYNFWQGREINPRIGPLDIKMNFFRTAMIAIILINLTIVTKAIEEAESYSVEHLNISVILAALLQIIYSMDALLFESAMLTTFEVMYEGTGYMLCTGYMLFPFLPTLMTKYILYNKPQFTYLLALPILFFIIGYLLYKISNLEKNEFRKNPLSPTVSHLETIPTIRGKKLIVSGLWGHVRHPNYLGDIMMWWSMSCISLACDILPYYYAIICTGLLVHRAIRDNERCKMRYGLAWEQYISRVKYMILYRIF comes from the exons ATGCGAACGAAGCGACACTGTACACCTCGTGAAACGACACAACACGCGCGAATTGTCATGACAACTTCTCCAACAGTGAGGCTGCTGGCTGCTCGTAAAC GTATAAAAATGAAGTTTTATGAAGGAGACGTTGTACTTGCTAAATATCCAAGCACAGATGAATATCTTATAGGAAAAATATTAAGTTCATGGGGTGAACGATATAAAGTGTTATTTGCAGGAGGCATTGAATATACTGTTCATTCGAATGATATCAAG ATGAGTAGGCCATCTAGAAGCACAACAAGATCAACTAGTAAAGGTAGAAAAAGTCCTTCTCGATATTCACCTAGCAGAAAATCTCCAAGTAAACGTTCACCTGGAAGATCTCCatcatctggaaatagaaaaatgCGGGGTAGATTTTCAAGAGTCTTGCCACGAGTAGAAGTACATAATG ATGCACCTAAAGATGAAAATATCATTAACACAAAAAGTACAAATGATAATGATAACTCTACCGAAACAATGCCTCTTCAATCTCGATTGAAAGAACTAGGAGTTACGCGTAGATCAACAAGGTTTTTCTCGGTTACACCAAAACCTGAATTAGATCATAAAATGGTTATGTTGACAAGAAATATGAATAGAGCTGTCTCACTTCCAGTAGAAAGGAAGAGTCAAGTGCATGATTTTAACATTGATGCGAAAGAAAGAGGTCACTCTGTACAAAGAGATCAa AATCTGTTAAAAATCATAAAGTATGAAGAAGATGCAAAACTAAATTCACACGTATTAGAGAAACGtgagaaagaaataaatatgaTTAGTGAACCACAAGAATGGGGTGGATGGTTTGGTACTCTTATTCTCATATTTTTCACACCTCTAATTACAATATTGCCACAATTGATGTGTACACAAAATAAGTGTAAATTTGAGTATCCTGATATACCTACAGATCTAAATTCTTACATAAATTTGAAAGCTTTTGTTACTTATTTGGGATTCTTCTTATTTGTGACTATTGTTTCAATTTCTCCAATTGGAACAAAGGTTGATGGACCTCAGAGTAGAATTGGAAGATTGCAATATCGTTTAAATG GATTTTTATGCGCTCTTTTATCGTTAATTGTATTTATCACATGTGTATATAAAGAGTTTGAAGTCACTGATCTCATTATGCAAAATCATGTACAATTTTCAATCAGCGGTTGGATTATTGGAGTAATCTTGTCATTATTGTTATTCATGAAGGGAAACAAAGCCCCTGTAGTAAATCTCAATATACATGGATCTACAAATAGTGTAATCTATAATTTTTGGCAAGGAAGGGAGATAAATCCACGAATTGGTCCACTGGATATTAAAATGAACTTTTTCCGGACTGCCATGATAGCTAta ATTCTTATAAATTTAACTATTGTGACAAAAGCAATCGAAGAAGCCGAAAGTTATAGTGTAGAACACCTTAACATAAGTGTTATACTAGCTGCTCTGTTACAAATAATCTATTCAATGGATGCACTCCTCTTTGAATCTGCAATGCTAACAACTTTTGAAGTAATGTATGAGGGAACTGGTTACATGTTATGTACTGGTTATATGCTATTTCCATTTTTGCCAACACTTATGAccaaatatatattgtataacaa gCCACAATTCACTTATTTGCTTGCACTTCCTATACTGTTTTTTATAATTGGATATTTACTGTATAAAATTAGTAACTTGGAGAAAAATGAATTCAGAAAGAACCCCTTGTCTCCGACAGTATCGC ATTTAGAAACTATTCCAACAATTCGTGGTAAAAAGCTTATAGTGTCTGGATTATGGGGTCATGTAAGGCATCCTAATTACTTGGGTGATATAATGATGTGGTGGTCGATGTCATGTATAAGTTTGGCATGTGATATTCTGCCTTATTATTATGCGATTATATGCACAGGATTGTTGGTACACAGAGCAATTAGGGACAATGAACGTTGTAAAATGCGTTATGGTTTAGCTTGGGAACAGTATATATCACGTGTAAAATATATGATTTTATATCGTATATTTTAA
- the Cyck gene encoding cyclin K — MPCWYYEKKELRNTPSIQDGIDYETECRYRKEGARFIIDTGTKMDLGYNTMATGVVYFHRFYMFHSFKNFPRYVTACCCLFLAGKVEETPKKCKDIIKTAKTLLTEQKFMTFGEDPKEEVMTLERILLQTIKFDLQVEHPYSYLLKYAKCLKGDKNKLQKMVQMAWTFVNDSLCTTLSLQWEPEIIAVALMYLAGKLSKFEVVDWNGRQPKHLRWWDMFVEDVTMDLLEDICHQVLDLYSQANNTKPPDSPPMTPSNEPCRDRAIAVPPAEASASTTPNVTPGKSTKVEVTAVSANGCPTTDATETVKPMDVPPHFPTYPANFPPNSTNYPPAFPPANVSVPPPPVNTMNHIVPPMHHIGSTGTIRPAPPAPTTTQPPFQPYPYPTNASYFPPSNPVPPAPAPRTYYPPQS, encoded by the exons ATGCCATGCTGGTATTATGAGAAGAAGGAATTGCGGAACACTCCATCAATTCAAGATGGGATTGATTATGAAACTGAGTGCAGATATAGGAAAGAAGGTGCACGTTTCATAATAGATACAGGCACAAAGATGGACTTAGGTTACAATACAATGGCAACTGGTGTTGTTTATTTTCACCGATTTTATATGTTCCattcatttaaaaattttccacgatat GTGACTGCATGCTGTTGTTTGTTCCTGGCAGGTAAAGTAGAGGAAACACCAAAAAAATGTAAAGACATCATTAAGACTGCAAAAACTTTGTTGACTGAACAAAAATTTATGACATTTGGGGAAGATCCCAAG GAAGAAGTCATGACAttagaaagaattttattacaaactATCAAGTTTGATTTGCAAGTAGAACATCCATATAGCTACTTATTAAAGTATGCAAAATGTCTTAAAG GTGACAAAAATAAACTGCAAAAAATGGTTCAAATGGCTTGGACATTTGTTAATGATAG TTTATGTACAACATTGTCATTACAGTGGGAACCTGAAATTATAGCTGTTGCTCTTATGTATTTAGCTGGAAAACTTAGTAAATTTGAAGTAGTAGATTGGAATGGAAGACAACCAAAACATTTACGTTGGTGGGACATGTTTGTCGAAGATGTTACTATGGATCTTCTTGAAG atATATGTCATCAAGTATTAGATTTATATTCACAAGCTAATAACACGAAACCACCAGATTCACCACCAATGACACCATCCAATGAACCATGTAGAGATAGAGCTATAGCAGTACCTCCTGCAGAAGCATCAGCATCTACCACACCAAATG TTACACCAGGAAAGTCTACTAAGGTTGAAGTAACTGCAGTCTCTGCAAATGGATGTCCAACTACTGATGCTACAGAAACAGTAAAACCAATGGATGTACCACCACACTTTCCAACATATCCAGCTAATTTTCCGCCTAATAGTACCAACTATCCACCAGCGTTTCCTCCGGCAAATGTTTCTGTACCTCCACCTCCTGTGAATACAATGAATCATATAGTCCCACCTATGCATCATATTGGTTCCACTGGTACCATTAGACCTGCACCACCTGCTCCTACTACAACACAACCACCATTTCAGCCGTATCCTTATCCTACAAATGCATCATATTTCCCTCCAAGTAATCCCGTGCCTCCAGCGCCTGCGCCACGCACGTACTATCCACCACAATCTTAA